From a region of the Nonlabens dokdonensis DSW-6 genome:
- a CDS encoding LuxE/PaaK family acyltransferase has product MRFPVFTIDSKQAFEKTALEIYRYQLQENKVYSQYCRLINRTEAKTIEEIPFLPIQFFKSHPIISNNRATEITFTSSGTTGSTVSKHHVTDLKVYDLSLDHSFEQTYGNIEDYVILALLPHYLDRTGSSLVYMAQRWINHSKRPESGFYLNNLKELSQVLENLQKTQQKVILIGVTFALLQLAENHAMPLENTIIIETGGMKGMRKEIVKPELHQILRKAFPKASIQSEYGMTELLSQAYASDGINFTTPPWMKVFTRDTNDPLAKIGYGKTGGLNIIDLANYNSCSFIATQDLGKSFQDGSFQVLGRFDHSDIRGCNLMAVDQ; this is encoded by the coding sequence TTGAGATTCCCAGTTTTTACTATTGATTCTAAACAAGCGTTTGAAAAAACGGCTTTAGAAATATACCGTTATCAATTACAAGAGAATAAGGTATATAGCCAGTATTGCCGCTTAATTAATAGAACCGAAGCAAAAACAATAGAGGAAATACCCTTTTTACCCATTCAGTTTTTTAAATCTCACCCTATTATAAGTAATAATAGGGCAACTGAAATAACATTTACAAGCAGCGGGACAACAGGAAGCACCGTTTCAAAACATCATGTAACAGATTTAAAAGTCTACGATTTAAGTTTAGACCATAGCTTTGAACAGACGTATGGCAACATCGAGGATTACGTTATTCTAGCCTTATTACCGCACTATTTAGACCGCACTGGTTCATCTCTAGTTTATATGGCTCAACGCTGGATAAATCACTCTAAAAGGCCAGAAAGCGGCTTTTACCTCAATAACTTAAAAGAACTTTCTCAAGTTCTTGAAAATCTTCAAAAAACACAACAAAAAGTAATTCTTATAGGAGTAACCTTTGCCCTATTACAGCTCGCTGAAAACCATGCAATGCCTCTTGAAAACACTATTATCATAGAAACTGGCGGCATGAAAGGAATGCGCAAAGAGATCGTTAAACCAGAGTTACATCAAATTTTGAGAAAAGCTTTTCCTAAAGCCAGTATTCAAAGTGAATACGGTATGACGGAGTTGCTTTCACAAGCTTATGCTAGCGATGGTATTAACTTTACCACACCACCATGGATGAAAGTATTTACTCGTGACACAAATGACCCATTAGCAAAGATAGGATACGGCAAAACTGGCGGACTGAATATTATTGATCTAGCCAACTATAATTCTTGTTCTTTTATTGCTACACAAGATTTGGGTAAATCTTTTCAAGATGGTAGTTTTCAAGTTCTAGGTAGGTTTGATCATTCTGATATACGTGGTTGTAATTTAATGGCTGTTGATCAATAG
- the tyrS gene encoding tyrosine--tRNA ligase, with translation MAYNFVKELEWRGMIHDIMPDTEEMLQNELVSGYIGFDPTADSLHIGSMVQIILLMHLQRAGHRPIALVGGATGMIGDPSGKSAERNLLTQDILDKNIAGVKSVISRFIDFEGGDEATRAKLVNNYDWMKDFSLIDFARDIGKHITVNYMMAKESVKKRVSGEGDGMSFTEFTYQLFQGYDYLHLYENEGCKLQIGGSDQWGNITTGTELIRRKARGKAYAITTPLVTKADGTKFGKTEGGNIWLDADKTSVYKFYQFWITATDDDAMNWIKIFTFLDQETCNSLIEEHQKDPGYRVLQKRLAEEVTTMVHGKEAFETAVEASKILFSKKVTPEQWGKMDQATLLEIFEGVPQVEIERSAISNGVEVVEFMNETTGFLSSNGEVRRALKENSLSINKNKIDDSKVVSEEDVIAGNMILLQRGKKNYFLVILK, from the coding sequence ATGGCTTACAACTTTGTAAAGGAATTAGAATGGCGAGGTATGATACATGATATCATGCCCGATACGGAAGAAATGTTACAAAATGAACTTGTTTCTGGCTATATAGGTTTTGATCCTACTGCAGACTCGCTTCATATAGGTAGCATGGTGCAAATTATTTTGTTGATGCATTTACAACGTGCAGGTCATAGACCTATTGCTCTTGTAGGTGGCGCAACTGGTATGATAGGAGACCCAAGTGGTAAAAGTGCTGAGCGTAATTTACTGACTCAAGACATTCTAGATAAAAATATTGCTGGAGTTAAAAGTGTGATCTCTAGATTCATTGATTTTGAAGGTGGTGATGAGGCGACTCGTGCAAAACTGGTGAATAATTATGACTGGATGAAGGATTTCAGTTTGATAGATTTTGCAAGAGATATAGGTAAGCACATCACGGTTAATTACATGATGGCAAAAGAATCTGTTAAGAAGCGTGTTTCTGGAGAAGGTGACGGAATGAGCTTTACAGAGTTTACTTATCAGTTATTTCAAGGTTATGACTATTTACATCTTTATGAAAATGAAGGTTGTAAATTACAAATAGGTGGATCTGACCAGTGGGGAAACATTACTACAGGTACAGAATTGATACGTCGTAAAGCAAGAGGTAAAGCCTATGCTATCACCACTCCATTAGTAACCAAGGCTGATGGAACAAAATTTGGTAAGACAGAAGGCGGAAACATCTGGCTGGATGCAGATAAAACCAGTGTTTATAAATTTTATCAATTCTGGATCACCGCTACAGATGATGATGCCATGAACTGGATCAAGATTTTTACTTTCTTGGATCAAGAAACTTGTAACTCTTTAATTGAAGAACATCAAAAAGACCCAGGATACCGTGTGTTACAAAAGCGCCTTGCAGAAGAGGTAACGACTATGGTTCACGGCAAGGAAGCATTTGAAACGGCTGTAGAAGCTTCAAAAATTTTGTTTTCTAAAAAAGTGACACCTGAACAATGGGGGAAAATGGATCAAGCGACATTGCTTGAAATCTTTGAAGGAGTACCGCAGGTAGAAATTGAACGAAGTGCAATTTCTAATGGAGTTGAGGTGGTTGAATTTATGAATGAAACTACCGGCTTTTTATCATCAAATGGTGAAGTGCGTAGAGCATTAAAAGAAAATAGCTTGAGCATCAATAAAAATAAAATCGATGATTCCAAAGTAGTATCTGAGGAAGATGTTATTGCTGGAAATATGATTTTATTGCAACGAGGGAAAAAGAATTACTTTTTGGTAATCTTAAAATAG
- a CDS encoding NAD-dependent epimerase/dehydratase family protein, whose product MILITGATGLVGGHLLYRFRESGKNITATYRDINSLDKTREIFESYKKGASTLVDSFQWIQADILEIPSLEKAMQNVRIVYHCAAAVGDHSFEEIKNINMRGTENVVNVALSSGVKKLCHVSSIAALGDPIGEKEVNEEDFFNLDGLNTNYAITKFGAEMEAWRATQENLEVIIVNPGIILGEGNWENGSGQFFSKTASGNNYYTKGSSGFIDVRDVTKLMETLVGSSLKNERFILVAENRSFKSVLDKIATSIGKKKPKFLLNKPLLITISYLLKILNLLGFKRKLSTAKVESLTSKTNYSNSKVIQATDFEFTPIDETIERIAAFYKSRN is encoded by the coding sequence ATGATTTTAATCACAGGTGCAACAGGATTAGTAGGTGGACATTTGTTATACCGCTTTCGCGAAAGCGGAAAAAACATCACAGCAACTTACCGTGATATTAATTCTCTAGATAAAACACGCGAGATCTTTGAATCCTATAAAAAAGGAGCCAGCACTCTAGTCGATAGTTTTCAATGGATTCAAGCCGATATTCTTGAAATTCCCAGTCTCGAAAAAGCAATGCAAAATGTACGTATCGTTTATCACTGTGCGGCTGCAGTAGGCGACCACAGTTTTGAAGAAATTAAAAACATTAATATGCGTGGTACAGAAAACGTTGTTAATGTGGCGCTCTCTAGTGGTGTTAAAAAATTATGTCATGTAAGTAGCATTGCGGCTTTAGGTGATCCTATAGGTGAAAAAGAGGTCAACGAAGAAGATTTTTTTAATCTTGACGGCCTAAATACCAACTATGCGATCACAAAATTTGGCGCAGAAATGGAAGCCTGGAGAGCTACCCAAGAAAATCTCGAAGTCATAATTGTAAATCCAGGTATCATTCTGGGTGAGGGAAATTGGGAAAACGGTTCTGGCCAATTTTTCAGTAAAACAGCTTCTGGAAATAATTATTATACAAAGGGTTCAAGTGGGTTTATAGATGTAAGAGACGTGACTAAATTGATGGAAACATTAGTAGGAAGCTCTTTGAAAAACGAGCGATTTATTCTGGTTGCAGAAAATCGAAGTTTTAAATCTGTACTAGATAAAATAGCTACTTCCATAGGTAAAAAGAAACCGAAATTTCTTTTAAACAAACCTCTATTAATTACAATTTCGTATTTATTAAAAATCTTAAACTTATTAGGGTTTAAACGCAAACTAAGTACGGCAAAAGTTGAGTCTCTTACATCGAAAACTAATTACTCTAATTCAAAAGTTATACAAGCGACTGATTTCGAGTTTACTCCTATTGACGAAACAATCGAAAGAATAGCTGCTTTTTACAAATCAAGGAACTAA
- a CDS encoding DUF4296 domain-containing protein — protein sequence MKQFLIISFLFLLFACSNVEKAPEPHELLSKEQMATILSDLYIIEGAISSNRSAYIESGIQPSSYIYKKYDIDSLTFKENLNYYNDRVEDYLFIMDKIQDDLKSLQDSVRVRQEKINKGEKETIPKNTIKEQSPPAKKK from the coding sequence ATGAAGCAATTTCTAATAATATCATTTTTATTCCTGTTGTTTGCATGTTCAAATGTAGAAAAGGCACCTGAGCCACATGAGCTGCTGTCTAAAGAACAAATGGCAACTATATTAAGTGATTTATATATAATAGAAGGAGCTATTTCTTCTAATAGATCAGCTTATATAGAATCTGGTATACAGCCTAGTTCCTACATTTACAAAAAATATGATATTGATAGTCTTACTTTCAAGGAGAACCTAAATTATTATAATGATAGAGTTGAAGACTATCTCTTTATAATGGATAAAATTCAGGATGACCTGAAATCTTTACAAGATTCCGTAAGAGTTAGACAAGAGAAAATAAATAAGGGAGAAAAGGAGACGATACCTAAAAATACTATTAAAGAACAAAGTCCACCTGCAAAAAAGAAATAG